The following proteins are encoded in a genomic region of Micromonospora olivasterospora:
- a CDS encoding pilus assembly protein TadG-related protein yields the protein MRGDDGRVSLFLAAAMIGVLAIIGLAFDGAGQLRSAQRADNLAAEAARTGGQSIDRARAIEGGPKEIDEAAARATVGSYLAAAGVTNHSVEFPVVDGEKHIRVHVTVTYDRYMLGLFGFGNTVTVSGEATARALTEGP from the coding sequence CTGCGCGGCGACGACGGCCGGGTCAGCCTGTTCCTGGCCGCCGCCATGATCGGCGTGCTCGCGATCATCGGCCTGGCGTTCGACGGCGCCGGTCAACTGCGGTCGGCGCAGCGGGCTGACAACCTCGCCGCCGAGGCGGCCCGGACGGGCGGGCAGTCCATCGACCGGGCGCGGGCCATCGAGGGTGGCCCCAAGGAGATCGACGAGGCGGCGGCCCGGGCGACGGTGGGCAGCTACCTCGCCGCGGCCGGGGTGACCAACCACTCCGTCGAATTCCCGGTCGTGGACGGGGAGAAGCACATCCGCGTCCACGTCACGGTCACCTACGACCGGTACATGCTCGGCCTCTTCGGCTTCGGCAACACCGTCACCGTCTCCGGTGAGGCCACCGCGCGGGCGCTCACCGAGGGCCCGTAG
- a CDS encoding serine hydrolase domain-containing protein — protein MHARFAPVLDCFHDLLATGREAGASLAVWYDGRPVVNVVGGAAGGGREWRPDTLVNVYSVGKPVAALCLLALVDRGRLGLDDPVAAHWPAFRARATVRQVLSHTAGLPAFPVPRPAEAVADWALLCADLAAAEPEWEPGSVAGEHAWTYGHLVGELVRRVDGRSVGRFLADEIAGPWRLDLGFGLGPADRRRCADLSYGDPGWPARTLGEPGSPRARALGNPAGGLDPAVLNGPVWRGAEVPAVNLHATAAGLARLYAGLLAGGTLDGVRLFSPELVAEATRVQYDGPDVVLDRRACWTLGMQWEPDGSWGMGGIGGSSAWADPARGYTFAYATARLADHDRVDELVEALHSCL, from the coding sequence ATGCACGCACGCTTCGCCCCGGTCCTGGACTGCTTCCACGACCTGCTCGCCACCGGCCGGGAGGCGGGGGCCTCCCTCGCCGTCTGGTACGACGGGCGGCCGGTCGTGAACGTCGTCGGCGGGGCCGCCGGCGGCGGGCGGGAGTGGCGGCCGGACACCCTGGTCAACGTGTACTCGGTCGGCAAGCCGGTGGCGGCGCTGTGCCTGCTGGCGCTCGTCGACCGGGGCCGGCTCGGCCTGGACGACCCGGTGGCCGCGCACTGGCCGGCGTTCCGCGCCCGGGCCACCGTGCGGCAGGTGCTGAGCCACACGGCGGGGCTGCCGGCGTTCCCGGTGCCCCGTCCGGCCGAGGCGGTCGCCGACTGGGCGCTGCTCTGCGCCGACCTGGCCGCCGCCGAGCCCGAGTGGGAGCCGGGCTCCGTCGCGGGCGAGCACGCCTGGACGTACGGGCACCTGGTCGGCGAGCTGGTCCGGCGGGTGGACGGCCGGTCGGTGGGCCGGTTCCTGGCGGACGAGATCGCCGGGCCGTGGCGGCTCGACCTGGGCTTCGGCCTCGGGCCGGCGGACCGGCGGCGGTGCGCCGACCTGTCGTACGGCGATCCGGGCTGGCCGGCCCGGACGCTGGGCGAGCCGGGCTCGCCGCGGGCGCGGGCCCTGGGCAACCCGGCCGGCGGCCTCGACCCGGCGGTGCTGAACGGCCCGGTGTGGCGGGGCGCGGAGGTGCCGGCGGTCAACCTGCACGCGACGGCCGCCGGGCTGGCCCGCCTCTACGCCGGCCTGCTCGCCGGCGGCACGCTCGACGGGGTACGCCTGTTCAGCCCCGAGCTGGTCGCCGAGGCGACCCGGGTCCAGTACGACGGGCCGGACGTGGTGCTGGACCGCCGGGCGTGCTGGACGCTGGGCATGCAGTGGGAGCCGGACGGCAGCTGGGGCATGGGCGGGATCGGCGGCAGCAGCGCCTGGGCGGACCCGGCGCGCGGCTACACGTTCGCGTACGCCACGGCCCGGCTGGCCGACCACGACCGGGTGGACGAACTGGTCGAGGCGCTGCACTCGTGCCTATGA
- a CDS encoding dihydrolipoyl dehydrogenase family protein, whose product MQPELVDVVVVGLGVGGEEVAGRLAEAGLRVVGIERGLVGGECPYWGCVPSKMMIRAANALAEARRVDGLAGTAQVQPDWAPVAKRIREEATDTWDDTVAVRRFTDKGGRFVRGDGRLDGPGRVRVGDQVFQARYGIVLGTGTRPVVPPIDGLADTPYWTNHQAIEVEELPGSLLVLGGGAIGLELAQVFARFGVAVTVVEAMDRVLAVEEPEASEVAAAALRADGVRVETGLRAERVSHDGRVFTLHGAGGVTFTADELLVATGRRADLDELGLETVGLDPSRRHLAVGDRMRAAEGIWAVGDLTGEGPFTHVAMYQAAVVIADVLDHARQAQPGPDAGSALSGVAGPAGVPRSDYRALPRVTFTDPEVGAVGLTERQARERGINVQVGVSQLGSSTRGWIHRADGLIKLVADADRGVLVGATSVGPAGGEVLSALVVAVHAAVPIGQLRQMIYAYPTFHRAIEDALRNLR is encoded by the coding sequence GTGCAGCCGGAACTGGTGGACGTGGTCGTGGTCGGGCTCGGCGTCGGCGGCGAGGAGGTGGCCGGGCGGCTCGCCGAGGCCGGCCTGCGGGTCGTCGGGATCGAGCGGGGCCTGGTCGGCGGGGAGTGCCCGTACTGGGGCTGCGTCCCGAGCAAGATGATGATCCGGGCCGCGAACGCCCTCGCCGAGGCCCGCCGGGTCGACGGGCTCGCCGGCACGGCCCAGGTCCAGCCGGACTGGGCGCCGGTGGCGAAGCGGATCCGCGAGGAGGCCACCGACACCTGGGACGACACGGTCGCGGTGCGGCGGTTCACCGACAAGGGCGGCCGGTTCGTCCGGGGCGACGGCCGGCTCGACGGCCCGGGCCGGGTACGCGTCGGCGACCAGGTCTTCCAGGCGCGGTACGGGATCGTGCTCGGCACGGGCACCCGTCCCGTCGTCCCGCCGATCGACGGGCTGGCCGACACCCCGTACTGGACCAACCACCAGGCGATCGAGGTCGAGGAGCTGCCGGGGTCGCTGCTGGTCCTCGGCGGCGGCGCGATCGGGCTGGAGCTGGCGCAGGTCTTCGCCCGGTTCGGGGTCGCGGTGACCGTCGTCGAGGCGATGGACCGGGTGCTCGCCGTCGAGGAGCCCGAGGCGTCCGAGGTGGCCGCGGCCGCGCTGCGCGCCGACGGGGTGCGTGTCGAGACCGGCCTGCGGGCCGAACGGGTCAGCCACGACGGGCGGGTGTTCACCCTGCACGGCGCGGGCGGCGTCACGTTCACGGCCGACGAGCTGCTGGTGGCGACCGGCCGGCGGGCCGACCTCGACGAGCTGGGCCTGGAGACGGTGGGCCTCGACCCGTCCCGGCGCCACCTGGCGGTCGGCGACCGGATGCGTGCCGCCGAGGGGATCTGGGCGGTCGGCGACCTGACCGGCGAGGGCCCGTTCACCCACGTCGCCATGTACCAGGCCGCCGTCGTGATCGCGGACGTGCTCGACCACGCCCGGCAGGCCCAGCCCGGGCCGGACGCCGGCAGCGCCCTGAGCGGGGTGGCGGGCCCGGCCGGGGTGCCCCGCTCCGACTACCGCGCGCTGCCCCGGGTCACCTTCACCGACCCGGAGGTCGGCGCGGTCGGGCTGACCGAGCGGCAGGCGCGGGAGCGCGGGATCAACGTGCAGGTGGGCGTCAGCCAGCTCGGCTCGTCGACCCGGGGCTGGATCCACCGGGCGGACGGGCTCATCAAGCTGGTGGCCGACGCCGACCGGGGCGTGCTGGTCGGGGCGACGTCTGTCGGGCCGGCCGGCGGCGAGGTCCTGTCGGCGCTGGTGGTGGCGGTCCACGCAGCCGTGCCGATCGGCCAGCTGCGTCAGATGATCTACGCGTACCCGACGTTCCACCGCGCCATCGAGGACGCCCTCCGCAACCTCCGGTAG
- a CDS encoding Rieske 2Fe-2S domain-containing protein — MRALLTKLEQNSALDRAGDRLQRGVQATLRPQRVRDLLHGVFLGHPLHPAMVQVPVGAWISAAVLDLMPGQRRAATALVGLGTVSALPAAVAGLNDWAALARDQRRVGLVHAAANTVALALYAGSLAARRQGRHGAGRMLAYLGLTAASTGAYIGGHLAYKQAAQVNQSVSELHRISDGWKAVADMAALPQRKLITREVDDVSVILYRHGDDVTVMLERCPHQSGPLGQGEVTQVDGHDCVVCPWHGSTFRLNGGEVVHGPAANDQQILSSRVIDGVLQVRLP, encoded by the coding sequence ATGCGGGCACTCTTGACGAAACTCGAACAGAACTCGGCGCTGGACCGGGCCGGCGACCGGTTGCAGCGCGGTGTCCAGGCCACCCTCCGGCCGCAGCGGGTCCGCGACCTGCTGCACGGAGTGTTCCTCGGGCACCCGTTGCATCCGGCGATGGTGCAGGTGCCGGTGGGTGCGTGGATCAGCGCGGCCGTGCTCGACCTGATGCCGGGGCAGCGCCGGGCCGCCACCGCACTGGTCGGGCTGGGCACGGTCAGCGCCCTCCCGGCGGCGGTCGCCGGGCTGAACGACTGGGCGGCCCTCGCCCGCGACCAGCGGCGGGTCGGCCTGGTCCACGCCGCCGCGAACACCGTCGCCCTCGCCCTGTACGCGGGCTCGCTGGCGGCGCGGCGGCAGGGCCGGCACGGGGCGGGGCGGATGCTGGCGTACCTCGGGCTGACGGCGGCGAGCACCGGCGCGTACATCGGCGGGCACCTGGCGTACAAGCAGGCGGCGCAGGTCAACCAGAGCGTCTCCGAACTGCACCGGATCAGCGACGGCTGGAAGGCGGTGGCGGACATGGCCGCGCTGCCGCAGCGGAAGCTGATCACGCGCGAGGTGGACGACGTCTCGGTGATCCTCTACCGGCACGGCGACGACGTCACCGTGATGCTGGAACGCTGCCCGCACCAGAGCGGCCCGCTCGGCCAGGGCGAGGTCACCCAGGTCGACGGGCACGACTGCGTGGTCTGCCCGTGGCACGGCAGCACGTTCCGGCTCAACGGCGGCGAGGTCGTGCACGGCCCGGCCGCGAACGACCAGCAGATCCTGTCGAGCCGGGTGATCGACGGGGTGCTCCAGGTCCGACTGCCCTGA
- the bluB gene encoding 5,6-dimethylbenzimidazole synthase → MELYDAIHRRRDVRAQFTGDPVPEETLRRVLAAAHAAPSVGYSQPWDFILVRDADTRRRFHQHVQAERDTFAATLDGPAAERFARIKIDGVLESTLSIVVTYDAARGGPAVLGRHAIADAGLYSVCLAIQNLWLAATAEGLGVGWVSFYREPFLAELLGVPDGIRPVAWLCVGPVTHLEAVPDLARHGWRHARPLAEAVHHDRWPG, encoded by the coding sequence GTGGAACTGTACGACGCCATCCACCGTCGCCGTGACGTCCGAGCCCAGTTCACCGGGGATCCGGTGCCCGAGGAGACCCTGCGTCGCGTCCTCGCTGCGGCGCACGCCGCGCCGAGCGTCGGCTATTCGCAGCCGTGGGACTTCATCCTGGTCCGGGACGCCGACACCCGCCGCCGCTTCCACCAGCACGTCCAGGCCGAGCGGGACACCTTCGCCGCCACCCTGGACGGCCCGGCCGCCGAGCGGTTCGCCCGGATCAAGATTGACGGGGTGCTGGAGTCGACGCTGTCGATCGTGGTCACCTACGACGCGGCCCGGGGCGGCCCGGCGGTGCTCGGCCGGCATGCCATCGCCGACGCCGGCCTCTACTCGGTGTGCCTGGCCATCCAGAACCTCTGGCTCGCCGCCACGGCCGAGGGGCTCGGCGTCGGCTGGGTCTCCTTCTACCGGGAGCCGTTCCTCGCCGAGCTGCTGGGCGTACCGGACGGCATCCGGCCGGTCGCGTGGCTCTGCGTCGGGCCGGTCACCCACCTGGAGGCCGTACCGGACCTGGCCCGGCACGGCTGGCGCCACGCGCGCCCGCTCGCCGAGGCCGTCCACCACGATCGCTGGCCGGGCTGA
- a CDS encoding LysM peptidoglycan-binding domain-containing protein, giving the protein MAARGRSAARRAGQVLTGFGALVVLVAVLVGAPVALIAFAGNPLPDHLPTLAEIGTTLTSRDDGRLLLRALALVGWFGWATFALSVLVELGAQSVRRPAPRLPGMSRQQRAAAALVGSVALIIAASPAASAATALTGPYAAAAPAAAAAYPAAAHGLAAALPAAATPPAAAQAAAATAATAVGAPDQAGPTVYRVARGDYLGKVAERYLDDFDRYRDVAKLNRLRDPDRIRPGQLIRLPDGSQDGGARPHATGRLVARPAAPAPGDPVARRRPRPRRPRLRRPRPTRLGPALPARPRRLGPPAPRRGRRPVSRRPGRPSRRSRWASRRPAGSRRWPPGRPGPARRTG; this is encoded by the coding sequence ATGGCCGCACGGGGTCGCTCCGCCGCACGGCGGGCCGGGCAGGTCCTCACCGGATTCGGCGCGCTGGTCGTGCTGGTCGCGGTGCTGGTCGGGGCGCCGGTGGCGCTGATCGCGTTCGCCGGCAACCCGCTGCCCGACCACCTACCCACCCTCGCCGAGATCGGCACCACGCTCACCAGCCGCGACGACGGGCGGCTCCTCCTGCGCGCGCTCGCCCTGGTCGGCTGGTTCGGGTGGGCCACCTTCGCCCTCTCCGTGCTCGTGGAACTCGGCGCGCAGTCGGTGCGCCGGCCGGCTCCCCGGCTGCCCGGCATGAGCCGTCAGCAGCGGGCCGCCGCCGCCCTGGTCGGGTCGGTCGCGCTGATCATCGCGGCGAGCCCGGCCGCGAGCGCCGCCACCGCCCTGACCGGCCCGTACGCGGCAGCTGCCCCGGCGGCAGCGGCGGCGTACCCGGCGGCGGCCCACGGGTTGGCGGCTGCCCTTCCGGCCGCCGCGACGCCTCCGGCGGCCGCCCAGGCAGCAGCGGCGACGGCCGCCACGGCCGTCGGGGCGCCGGACCAGGCCGGGCCGACGGTCTACCGGGTGGCCAGGGGCGACTACCTCGGCAAGGTCGCCGAGCGCTATCTCGACGACTTCGACCGCTACCGGGACGTGGCGAAGCTGAACCGGCTGCGCGACCCCGACCGGATCCGCCCGGGACAGCTGATCCGGCTCCCCGACGGCAGCCAGGACGGCGGGGCGCGTCCGCACGCCACCGGCCGGCTCGTGGCCCGGCCGGCGGCCCCCGCCCCCGGCGACCCGGTCGCCCGCCGGCGTCCCCGGCCGCGCCGTCCGAGGCTCCGGCGTCCCCGGCCGACCCGGCTGGGTCCGGCGCTCCCGGCACGCCCTCGTCGCCTCGGGCCACCCGCCCCTCGCCGGGGCCGTCGGCCAGTCAGCCGGCGGCCGGGTCGTCCCAGTCGACGCAGCAGGTGGGCCAGCCGCCGGCCGGCGGGCAGCCGGCGATGGCCGCCGGGGCGTCCCGGGCCGGCGCGGAGGACCGGGTGA
- a CDS encoding phytoene/squalene synthase family protein: MDTDLAAAYDRCRELHRRHGRTYYLATGLLPAWKRRHVHALYGFTRYADEIVDRIEDTSPDERAARLDDWSARFLAGLGGAPVDDPLLPAVLHTIAVFDLDRADFAAFLRSMAMDLTVTSYRTYDDLLDYMEGSAAVVGTMMLPILGSSDPAAAREPARQLGLAFQLTNFIRDVAEDLGRDRTYLPDEDLAAFGVTREDLLAAVAGRRSTPRIRDLIAYEVTRAQAHYAAAAPGIPLLAPGSQACMRTAYALYGGILDEVAAQGYDVFARRARVSGRRRLAVAGRALLAPAGTPVTLPGPRPKEGLPVHAFGRAGAPS, from the coding sequence GTGGACACCGACCTCGCCGCCGCCTACGACCGCTGCCGCGAGCTGCACAGGCGTCACGGCCGCACCTACTATCTCGCCACCGGCCTGCTCCCCGCCTGGAAACGCCGGCACGTGCACGCCCTCTACGGCTTCACCCGGTACGCGGACGAGATCGTCGACCGCATTGAGGACACGTCGCCGGACGAGCGGGCGGCCCGACTCGACGACTGGTCGGCACGCTTCCTGGCCGGGCTCGGCGGCGCACCCGTCGACGACCCGCTGCTGCCCGCCGTCCTGCACACCATCGCCGTGTTCGACCTGGACCGGGCCGACTTCGCGGCGTTCCTGCGCAGCATGGCGATGGACCTGACGGTCACCTCGTACCGGACGTACGACGACCTGCTCGACTACATGGAGGGCTCCGCCGCCGTCGTCGGCACGATGATGCTGCCGATCCTGGGCAGCTCCGACCCGGCCGCCGCCCGGGAGCCCGCCCGCCAGCTCGGCCTCGCCTTCCAGCTCACCAACTTCATTCGGGACGTGGCCGAGGACCTGGGCCGCGACCGGACGTACCTGCCGGACGAGGACCTCGCCGCGTTCGGCGTCACCCGGGAGGACCTGCTCGCCGCCGTCGCCGGGCGCCGGAGCACCCCGCGGATCCGGGACCTGATCGCGTACGAGGTGACCCGTGCGCAGGCCCACTACGCCGCCGCCGCGCCGGGCATCCCCCTGCTGGCACCCGGCTCGCAGGCGTGCATGCGGACCGCGTACGCGCTCTACGGCGGCATCCTCGACGAGGTGGCCGCCCAGGGCTACGACGTCTTCGCGCGCCGGGCCCGCGTATCCGGGCGACGGCGGCTGGCCGTGGCGGGGCGCGCGCTGCTCGCCCCGGCCGGCACCCCGGTCACGCTCCCCGGCCCGAGGCCCAAGGAAGGGCTCCCTGTCCACGCATTCGGTCGCGCAGGGGCCCCGTCCTAA